The following coding sequences lie in one Gammaproteobacteria bacterium genomic window:
- a CDS encoding crotonase/enoyl-CoA hydratase family protein, with translation MPVNYEQTGQVAVITIDRPHRRNAINRETADALLDAWRRFDADDTAAVGILTGAGGHFSAGADLTDFDLFDRPEGFLGFTRLEVTKPTVAAVGGFCVAGGLEMALWCDLRVADQDAVFGCFERRWGVPLVDGGTQRLPRLVGVGRALDMILTGRSVGADEAHRIGLVDRVVPPGSHLDAAIQLANEIASFPQATVRSDRAALLGGFGMPLADGLALERRLGIEALGTAAEGAARFRSERSPRHKESAE, from the coding sequence ATGCCGGTCAACTACGAACAAACGGGACAGGTCGCGGTCATCACGATCGACCGCCCGCATCGACGCAACGCCATCAATCGCGAAACCGCCGATGCACTCCTCGACGCGTGGCGGCGGTTCGATGCCGACGACACCGCCGCTGTCGGAATCCTCACAGGAGCCGGCGGCCACTTCTCCGCCGGAGCCGACCTCACGGACTTCGACCTCTTCGACCGGCCCGAGGGATTCCTCGGATTCACCAGGCTCGAAGTCACGAAACCAACGGTCGCCGCCGTCGGAGGATTCTGTGTGGCCGGAGGATTGGAGATGGCCCTGTGGTGCGATCTCCGAGTGGCCGATCAAGACGCCGTGTTCGGTTGCTTTGAACGCCGGTGGGGTGTGCCGCTCGTCGATGGTGGCACGCAGCGCCTCCCGCGGCTGGTCGGTGTCGGGCGCGCCCTCGACATGATCCTCACGGGGCGATCGGTTGGCGCAGACGAGGCGCACCGAATAGGCCTGGTCGATCGTGTCGTACCCCCAGGAAGCCATCTCGATGCCGCAATCCAGCTCGCCAACGAGATCGCCTCCTTCCCGCAGGCGACCGTTCGCTCGGATCGCGCCGCTCTCCTTGGAGGATTCGGGATGCCTCTTGCAGATGGCCTCGCTCTCGAGCGCCGGCTCGGTATCGAGGCACTGGGCACCGCCGCCGAAGGGGCCGCCCGCTTCCGCTCCGAACGCTCCCCCCGGCACAAGGAGTCCGCTGAGTGA
- a CDS encoding methyltransferase domain-containing protein: MSDAREHWNRRYGEGWPMEPSPFLESIADLLPRSGRALDVAGGNGRNALWLADRGLSVTVVDVSDAALAVAADVARARGLTLDLVNADLETDDLPAGPWDLIVCFHYLQRSLFPKMAEALAPGGVLVCAIATVRNLERHPRPPREHVLDEGELPGLVRGLTVVYYEEGWFDDHHEARLVATLHA, translated from the coding sequence ATGAGCGACGCTCGCGAGCACTGGAACCGCCGATACGGCGAAGGTTGGCCGATGGAACCGTCTCCATTCCTGGAGTCGATTGCGGATCTTCTTCCTCGATCGGGCCGCGCCCTCGATGTCGCAGGGGGGAATGGTCGCAACGCCCTTTGGCTGGCCGATCGTGGGCTGAGTGTGACGGTTGTGGATGTTTCCGACGCGGCATTGGCAGTCGCCGCGGATGTCGCTCGAGCTCGCGGACTCACTCTGGACCTGGTCAACGCCGACTTGGAGACCGATGATCTTCCCGCCGGACCGTGGGACCTGATCGTCTGTTTCCATTACCTGCAGAGGAGCCTCTTCCCGAAGATGGCCGAGGCTCTCGCGCCAGGTGGTGTGCTCGTGTGCGCAATCGCGACGGTCAGGAATCTGGAGCGGCACCCGCGGCCTCCTCGTGAACACGTCCTCGACGAAGGCGAGTTGCCGGGACTGGTGAGAGGCCTAACCGTGGTCTATTACGAAGAAGGCTGGTTCGACGACCACCACGAGGCCCGCCTGGTCGCCACCCTCCATGCTTGA